In Sebaldella termitidis ATCC 33386, one DNA window encodes the following:
- a CDS encoding IS3 family transposase, with protein sequence MKKELIYALGEKSFIELKQYLFVYIEGFCNTRRIQKKSSYLSSREYLKKNLNRQEKCVQVIDISSISRFKWSRDINFY encoded by the coding sequence ATTAAAAAAGAACTGATTTATGCATTAGGAGAAAAAAGTTTCATAGAATTAAAGCAATATTTGTTTGTGTATATAGAAGGGTTCTGTAATACGAGGAGAATCCAAAAAAAATCAAGTTATTTATCTTCAAGAGAATATTTGAAAAAAAATCTTAACAGACAAGAAAAATGTGTCCAAGTTATTGACATAAGTTCAATATCCAGATTTAAATGGAGCAGAGATATTAATTTTTACTGA
- a CDS encoding EndoU domain-containing protein, which translates to MKISSFGATNDISKKYQAGPSVKSKFTELKAYYSRGLSEEEMILYGLRNNGATVAAGKSVEGGVIGDDGRFYSNKLSDEFKRLEYKTFISEKAENKILRGELNSKKRIMGGHSSEINGVTTEYLLEETVKINSDATASKIKTSTLFPETWSDADIINSVKQIGDTPAIGIRMEDKATIHLGRVNNVEIVVIKIGG; encoded by the coding sequence ATGAAAATCAGCTCTTTTGGCGCTACAAATGATATTAGTAAGAAATATCAGGCAGGACCGTCTGTGAAGAGTAAGTTTACAGAATTGAAGGCTTATTATTCAAGAGGTTTGTCAGAAGAGGAGATGATACTTTATGGTTTGAGAAATAACGGAGCGACAGTAGCGGCAGGTAAAAGTGTGGAAGGCGGGGTTATTGGAGATGATGGGAGGTTTTATTCAAATAAATTAAGTGATGAATTTAAGAGATTAGAGTATAAAACATTTATTTCGGAAAAGGCTGAGAATAAGATTTTAAGAGGGGAGCTTAATTCAAAAAAAAGAATTATGGGGGGACATTCATCTGAAATTAATGGTGTAACTACTGAGTATTTGTTAGAAGAAACTGTAAAAATAAATTCTGATGCTACAGCTTCGAAAATAAAAACATCAACTCTTTTTCCTGAAACTTGGAGTGATGCAGATATAATTAATTCTGTAAAACAGATAGGTGATACCCCAGCAATAGGAATCAGAATGGAAGACAAGGCAACTATTCATTTAGGACGCGTAAATAATGTAGAGATAGTAGTGATAAAAATAGGAGGCTAA
- a CDS encoding MFS transporter: MNKFLYFFYLFLLGRNILLLSNSYSNKTTGVLLLINMLFCFILALILLFKSKKYNVYLIVTILSFSIFYIYYSGYSDMNKDFNKMVYYIFILLSIVEIIMFIFVKMKESKKVKTTLYLCFCFIAGILFLRFLNNYYQEPKKIVYSTRITSLKDKQEMLEIIGKMPGIKSADIIEDYEKSSLSYEDNVYYHYNFKESLEPSDLIIDISLKTLVDDTSLDSLAYKIQKYIKLSGLENDLVRIYIVTDRDDRRAINIYDFQNDNIKVRYKRTEPYIAGSSPLLNIFSLAVKILKGVVSEY, encoded by the coding sequence ATGAATAAATTTCTGTATTTTTTCTATTTATTTTTACTTGGGAGAAATATATTGCTTTTATCAAACAGTTATTCCAATAAAACAACAGGAGTACTGCTTCTTATAAACATGCTGTTTTGTTTTATATTAGCATTGATTTTGTTATTTAAAAGTAAAAAATATAATGTGTATCTGATAGTTACGATTTTAAGCTTTTCAATATTTTATATTTATTATTCCGGTTACAGTGACATGAATAAGGATTTTAATAAAATGGTTTATTATATTTTTATTCTGCTGTCAATTGTTGAAATAATAATGTTTATATTTGTGAAAATGAAAGAAAGTAAAAAGGTCAAAACAACTTTATATCTTTGTTTCTGTTTTATTGCAGGGATATTATTTTTAAGATTTTTGAATAATTATTATCAGGAACCTAAGAAAATAGTCTATAGTACACGGATTACAAGTTTAAAAGATAAACAGGAAATGTTGGAAATAATTGGAAAAATGCCGGGAATAAAATCAGCTGATATTATAGAAGATTATGAAAAAAGCAGCTTGTCATATGAGGATAATGTTTACTATCACTATAATTTTAAAGAATCTCTGGAACCATCGGATTTAATAATAGATATTTCGTTGAAGACATTAGTGGATGATACTTCTTTGGATTCTTTGGCGTATAAAATACAAAAATATATAAAATTAAGCGGACTGGAAAATGATCTGGTAAGAATATATATAGTGACGGACAGGGATGACAGAAGAGCAATAAATATTTATGATTTTCAGAATGATAATATAAAAGTACGTTATAAAAGAACAGAACCATATATAGCAGGTTCTTCACCATTATTAAATATATTTTCACTGGCTGTGAAAATATTAAAAGGGGTAGTGTCTGAATATTAA
- a CDS encoding contractile injection system protein, VgrG/Pvc8 family translates to MSEKKKLMMDLIEKDKKEQRELYEGNKSLGSTLDTRNKAFSENSEEIKRRLEEVNGQVSGNSEKTSLGTSDMISGAFSEVLSKNNFVKGMAAGAGSGLLSAAGLGNIMGIHDFVEFHSKNADILVNDEKLDFKDVKFKISEVMNEHSVLYMDFTFSTKDTDKYKGYVYSLMNTVKIDLNRIKDTGEEDFKAVFDGIIEDIEITESKGEHSSGRILAYSKSILMDRVPKFRSFQNTDLTVDEVIKEIGAEYPEITIHIDDSLVGKKIPYMMLQIEETDFQFINRMLNIMNYSVSCHLGSLVCGLLELTVYDLPIETEFYTAIRKNKNLLYKIKGTNPFNVVEKVNIIDGESEVVRVVYSSDIWIENNIIQCEMVLLDLNEKQLRYDFPLVKNRNMLGRVIEGKIMEVTSEEGIAVMTLDLTSGLAKLTDRESVAYPDKYAGSFKFPYMTPMSQTNTGFWPSPEANDQVVLVIDDFNESLSYVQGAVNNPGNGRFSDPTVRNFTLPPDPSVISPENAAPYNEMGIKNSSSGTYGRKGDSSGNKAAHKSGGRPAAHFQLDSSKFVVDVTSFISLSAKSSVSINSQDTMGISAKSVMGISSDNVMNIDGKNMLTVGGSAGTITVNSKGLMLVGSEASIFVNATDNIAHTSKVIMSSGSDTATYGSGSVAVITADDIKLNG, encoded by the coding sequence ATGTCTGAAAAAAAGAAATTGATGATGGATTTGATTGAGAAAGATAAAAAAGAACAAAGGGAATTATATGAGGGGAATAAGAGTTTAGGGAGTACCTTAGATACAAGGAATAAAGCTTTTTCAGAAAATTCAGAAGAAATCAAAAGAAGATTGGAAGAAGTAAATGGTCAAGTATCTGGAAATAGTGAAAAAACATCATTAGGAACAAGTGATATGATAAGCGGAGCTTTTTCAGAGGTATTGTCAAAGAATAATTTTGTAAAAGGAATGGCAGCGGGAGCAGGAAGTGGTTTGCTAAGTGCAGCAGGTCTGGGAAACATTATGGGGATTCATGATTTTGTAGAATTTCATTCAAAAAATGCGGATATACTTGTCAATGATGAAAAACTGGATTTTAAAGACGTAAAATTCAAAATATCGGAAGTAATGAATGAACATAGTGTACTCTATATGGATTTTACTTTTTCAACAAAAGATACGGATAAGTATAAAGGATATGTTTACAGCCTTATGAATACGGTAAAAATTGATTTGAACAGAATAAAAGATACAGGAGAAGAGGATTTTAAAGCTGTATTTGACGGAATAATTGAAGATATTGAAATAACAGAAAGTAAGGGAGAACATTCTTCTGGAAGAATACTGGCGTATTCAAAGTCAATATTGATGGATCGGGTTCCTAAATTTAGATCTTTTCAAAATACGGATTTAACAGTAGATGAGGTAATAAAAGAAATAGGTGCTGAATATCCGGAAATTACAATACATATAGATGATAGTTTAGTAGGGAAAAAGATCCCGTATATGATGCTTCAGATAGAAGAAACAGACTTTCAGTTTATTAACAGAATGCTTAACATAATGAACTACAGTGTATCATGTCATCTGGGGAGTCTGGTATGCGGTCTTTTGGAACTCACTGTGTATGATCTTCCAATAGAAACTGAGTTTTATACAGCAATAAGGAAAAATAAAAATTTATTATATAAAATAAAAGGAACAAATCCATTTAATGTCGTGGAAAAAGTTAATATTATAGACGGAGAAAGTGAGGTAGTAAGGGTCGTATACAGCTCTGACATATGGATAGAAAATAACATAATCCAATGCGAGATGGTGCTGCTTGACTTGAATGAAAAGCAGCTAAGATATGACTTTCCACTGGTAAAAAACAGAAATATGCTGGGAAGAGTAATAGAAGGAAAGATAATGGAAGTGACTTCTGAGGAAGGAATTGCTGTGATGACTCTGGATTTAACAAGTGGTTTGGCAAAATTAACAGACAGAGAGTCTGTAGCATATCCTGATAAATATGCTGGTTCGTTTAAATTTCCTTATATGACACCAATGAGCCAGACAAATACCGGGTTTTGGCCGAGTCCTGAGGCAAATGACCAGGTAGTGCTTGTAATAGATGATTTTAACGAGTCATTATCATATGTGCAGGGAGCTGTAAATAATCCCGGGAATGGAAGGTTTAGTGATCCTACAGTAAGAAACTTTACATTGCCGCCGGATCCTTCTGTTATTTCTCCGGAAAATGCAGCGCCATATAATGAAATGGGTATAAAGAATTCTTCATCGGGGACTTATGGAAGAAAGGGAGACAGCAGCGGGAATAAGGCTGCTCATAAGAGCGGTGGAAGACCGGCAGCACATTTTCAGCTGGATAGCTCGAAGTTTGTGGTGGATGTGACGAGTTTTATAAGTTTGAGTGCTAAAAGCAGTGTTAGTATTAATTCACAGGATACGATGGGAATATCAGCTAAGAGTGTAATGGGGATATCTTCTGATAATGTGATGAATATAGACGGGAAAAATATGTTAACTGTAGGCGGATCGGCCGGAACAATTACTGTAAATTCTAAAGGACTGATGTTAGTGGGGTCGGAAGCAAGTATATTTGTTAATGCTACAGATAATATAGCTCATACATCTAAAGTTATCATGTCTTCAGGTTCGGATACTGCAACATATGGCAGTGGTTCAGTTGCTGTTATAACTGCTGATGATATAAAATTAAACGGGTAG
- a CDS encoding polymorphic toxin-type HINT domain-containing protein has product MGEIKFEEVFVCHQAYIYCPFGEFIQPVEATVNETATFQGKRVLTKDDDVVGRNIHPFKKCDKKGECLLSGTVSWQKARTDIKVNGSRLLTGESYFMCPHVRGTKIEFKDVKQEPGPEVDKRSKLEIFTDEASGLMSALMGINGVFQATEGAVQVKKRYENIYNATVKDVKYFSKDNLRTLEEIWSYSLPGQFTHGDPYSKDMKSYIKNEGIFAYEEGEEGYSSVTGSVLSSMALDVIHPAYGAMEDAYDFKNAYNDGDKLGMALSAVGFIPVLGAGIKKGTGKAMKIAGESKMLKKGSKIGDAIVDSKAVKLFQNTLSGKVNKVVRGFGDTLKSITEAGLNLKKRFVSSTKALNRKINMAICNLIESGCFVGGTLVNTEYGLKKIENIKIGEKVYTYDLVNREVILKEVTETFNERVSKIIKIEIENNVIIETTVEHPFYVKDIGWVEAGKLKEGDKLFSRELGDTEIAAVREDIYLDRDVYNLQLEGNHNFFVSELELLVHNDTACAELLKKLDDDIAKLIKEGASEDVINSLRKQRKHIIEKNLNEFLNGTKKFDDVLDDYARLYADVVDSNEIWRWERDMIGGSELTARQRKAIRTKAFDDGLLPIVEFKAGTKYPDFEKAGLIIKEDMLPEELWKASDRRQFDWLDNRLVDGRPRGTTWNHSDIAGRMELVPFGIHNVINHRGGRSPGQWAYVLRR; this is encoded by the coding sequence ATGGGAGAAATTAAATTTGAGGAAGTATTTGTATGTCATCAGGCTTATATATATTGTCCATTTGGAGAATTTATACAGCCGGTAGAAGCTACTGTAAATGAGACAGCTACTTTTCAGGGGAAAAGAGTATTAACCAAAGATGATGACGTGGTTGGCAGGAATATTCATCCATTTAAAAAATGTGATAAAAAAGGTGAATGTCTGCTTTCAGGAACTGTTTCCTGGCAAAAAGCCAGAACAGATATAAAGGTAAACGGATCACGGCTGCTGACAGGGGAATCATACTTTATGTGTCCGCATGTGAGAGGTACAAAGATAGAATTTAAAGATGTAAAACAGGAACCGGGACCAGAAGTAGACAAGAGAAGCAAGTTAGAGATATTTACTGATGAAGCAAGCGGATTAATGAGTGCTCTTATGGGAATAAATGGAGTATTTCAAGCAACAGAAGGAGCAGTACAGGTAAAAAAAAGGTATGAAAATATTTATAATGCAACAGTTAAAGATGTAAAATATTTTTCAAAAGATAATCTTAGGACTCTTGAAGAAATATGGAGTTATTCATTACCAGGTCAGTTCACACATGGAGATCCATATTCAAAAGATATGAAAAGCTATATAAAGAATGAGGGGATATTTGCTTATGAAGAAGGAGAGGAGGGGTATTCGAGCGTAACAGGTAGCGTGCTGTCCTCAATGGCACTGGATGTTATACATCCTGCATACGGAGCAATGGAAGATGCGTATGATTTCAAGAATGCCTATAACGACGGAGATAAATTAGGTATGGCCCTTTCAGCAGTAGGTTTTATTCCTGTATTAGGTGCCGGAATAAAAAAAGGAACAGGTAAAGCAATGAAAATTGCCGGTGAATCAAAAATGCTGAAAAAGGGCTCTAAAATAGGAGATGCGATAGTAGACAGCAAAGCTGTGAAACTATTTCAAAATACTTTATCTGGAAAAGTAAATAAAGTGGTACGGGGATTTGGCGATACTTTGAAAAGTATAACGGAAGCCGGGTTAAATTTGAAAAAAAGGTTTGTGAGTTCTACAAAAGCTCTTAACAGAAAAATAAATATGGCAATTTGTAATTTGATCGAATCTGGATGTTTTGTAGGCGGGACTTTAGTTAATACTGAATATGGACTTAAGAAAATAGAAAATATTAAAATTGGGGAGAAAGTTTACACTTATGATTTAGTTAACAGAGAAGTAATTTTGAAAGAAGTAACAGAGACTTTTAATGAAAGAGTCAGTAAAATAATTAAAATAGAAATAGAAAATAATGTTATAATTGAAACAACTGTCGAGCATCCTTTTTATGTGAAGGATATAGGATGGGTGGAAGCTGGAAAACTGAAGGAAGGTGATAAATTATTTTCCAGGGAACTGGGAGATACTGAAATAGCAGCAGTTCGGGAAGATATATATTTAGACAGGGATGTATATAACTTACAATTAGAGGGGAATCATAATTTTTTTGTTTCTGAGTTGGAGCTGTTGGTGCATAACGATACAGCTTGTGCGGAGTTGCTTAAAAAGCTGGATGATGATATAGCTAAATTGATTAAAGAAGGGGCTTCTGAGGATGTTATAAATAGTTTAAGAAAACAGAGAAAGCATATTATAGAAAAAAATCTTAATGAATTTCTAAATGGTACTAAAAAATTTGATGATGTGCTTGATGATTATGCAAGATTATATGCTGATGTTGTTGATTCTAATGAAATATGGCGTTGGGAACGAGATATGATAGGTGGATCAGAACTAACTGCAAGACAAAGAAAGGCAATTAGAACAAAGGCATTTGATGACGGTTTATTACCAATTGTAGAGTTTAAAGCAGGTACGAAGTATCCAGACTTTGAAAAAGCTGGTTTAATAATTAAAGAAGATATGTTACCAGAAGAGTTGTGGAAAGCATCAGATAGACGTCAATTTGATTGGTTAGACAATAGATTAGTGGATGGGCGTCCTCGAGGAACTACTTGGAATCATTCAGATATAGCAGGTAGAATGGAATTGGTTCCATTTGGTATTCATAATGTAATAAATCATAGAGGTGGAAGAAGTCCTGGACAATGGGCTTATGTTTTAAGAAGATAG
- a CDS encoding SMI1/KNR4 family protein, with product MIEVDKKSIVYPLPSNERIADFEKAYRIEFPSEYKDFLKKYNGATLLTNILKIRDFEYIVERFLCLLDEPNENKIDGWYDLSVVLTQLDDRLIEDEDMVGMNIIPIASMFAGNFICLDYRNNSDPEIVIWFHEESGEFSPVTDKIADSINDFFNMLSKD from the coding sequence ATGATAGAAGTAGATAAAAAAAGTATAGTATATCCATTACCAAGTAATGAAAGAATAGCTGATTTTGAAAAAGCGTATAGAATAGAGTTTCCGTCAGAGTATAAGGATTTTTTGAAAAAATATAATGGTGCAACATTGTTAACAAATATTTTGAAAATAAGAGATTTTGAATATATAGTAGAGAGATTTTTATGCTTATTAGATGAACCTAATGAAAATAAAATTGATGGTTGGTATGATTTAAGTGTTGTTTTGACACAGTTAGATGATCGACTAATTGAAGATGAAGATATGGTTGGAATGAACATAATACCAATTGCATCTATGTTTGCAGGAAATTTTATATGTCTGGATTATAGAAATAATAGTGATCCGGAAATTGTAATTTGGTTTCATGAAGAATCAGGTGAATTTAGTCCTGTGACTGATAAAATAGCTGATAGTATAAATGACTTTTTTAATATGTTGTCTAAAGATTAA
- a CDS encoding tetratricopeptide repeat protein, with protein sequence MSAKNKEIELKDEIYNNILELTETGDEYYEEGELKKAEKAYLEALELLSEPKYDWEAGTWIYTALGDVYLEEQDYLKAKEVLYDALNCPNSQNPYIYYNLGIALFELDEKDKAQDFFMRVYMLDGETLFLDGEDKYFESIKNEISKDRSMAKKKLEKTDNVITDEANKNFEAVHFYDEMNIAYEKGDYDEVLKLLNKKWEEIPLPKEKNKESPYILRSIIEILLIKHDYMEAKKVCADYFDYDFFMNDFGEGYLLSGKIFYELGNKEEAKKTLLLAYKISGKRLFMDEKNKKYFEFLKQYL encoded by the coding sequence ATGTCAGCTAAAAATAAGGAAATAGAATTAAAAGATGAAATTTATAATAATATTTTAGAATTGACAGAAACAGGAGATGAGTATTACGAAGAAGGTGAATTGAAAAAAGCTGAAAAAGCTTATTTAGAAGCATTGGAATTACTTTCTGAACCTAAATATGACTGGGAAGCAGGTACTTGGATTTATACAGCACTAGGAGATGTATATTTAGAGGAACAAGACTATTTAAAGGCAAAAGAAGTACTCTATGATGCTTTGAACTGTCCAAATTCTCAAAATCCTTATATTTATTATAATTTGGGAATTGCATTGTTTGAATTGGATGAGAAAGATAAAGCACAGGATTTTTTTATGAGAGTATATATGTTAGATGGAGAGACACTTTTTTTAGACGGAGAAGATAAATATTTTGAAAGTATAAAAAATGAAATAAGTAAAGATAGATCAATGGCAAAGAAAAAATTGGAAAAAACTGATAATGTAATTACAGATGAAGCAAATAAAAATTTTGAAGCAGTTCATTTTTATGATGAAATGAATATTGCATATGAAAAAGGAGACTACGATGAAGTTTTAAAACTCTTAAATAAAAAATGGGAGGAAATACCATTACCGAAAGAAAAGAATAAAGAAAGTCCTTACATATTAAGAAGTATAATTGAAATTTTACTTATAAAACATGATTATATGGAAGCAAAAAAAGTATGTGCTGATTATTTTGATTATGACTTTTTTATGAATGATTTTGGTGAAGGATATCTTTTGAGCGGGAAAATATTTTATGAATTAGGAAATAAAGAAGAAGCCAAAAAAACATTGTTATTAGCATATAAAATATCAGGTAAAAGATTATTCATGGATGAAAAGAATAAAAAATATTTTGAATTTTTGAAACAATATTTATAA